In Sporosarcina psychrophila, a genomic segment contains:
- a CDS encoding extracellular solute-binding protein, with product MKKWLTLLMTLVLVTIMLGACSEESSKGAKVPEGATEVVLWNLFGGGDADYFQEVVDKYNDSQTDIFVNNIMQENAEYYTKLLTSIGAGKGPDVAIAHTHVIPELVSQGLITELDSFTSNWEGFNQNILDATVYDGLHYAIPLDTHAQIMYINNKLVAEAGLLNDDGSIKMEETPEGFIDFFSILKEKLPKDKIPLAFSNNGSDPYWMWWAFYTQMGGEAILTDDIDNPKYALDLDKAIKAADYIKDLYQEHKVIPLNLADFYSDFQTGNAAAMSTGVWATGIWESTDGLDFTPIATPTIFEKEGAWGDSHTLVLPYYNKADQEVQKAAVEFMEFAADNGAIWAKAGHIPSKTTVIESDEFNKLPYRSNYAEVANYVNFADRTIYARGVQDIVIRNLDLLWAGDATAEDVFSTVEKEVKDLIGE from the coding sequence ATGAAAAAGTGGTTAACACTGCTTATGACTTTAGTGTTAGTTACAATTATGTTGGGTGCATGCTCCGAAGAATCAAGTAAAGGAGCAAAGGTACCAGAAGGTGCAACGGAGGTTGTTTTATGGAATCTATTTGGTGGAGGAGATGCAGACTATTTCCAAGAAGTTGTTGATAAGTATAATGACAGTCAAACAGATATATTTGTAAATAACATTATGCAGGAGAATGCAGAGTATTATACGAAATTACTTACAAGTATTGGTGCGGGTAAAGGTCCTGATGTAGCAATTGCTCATACTCATGTAATACCTGAGCTAGTGAGCCAGGGGCTTATAACAGAATTAGATAGTTTTACTTCGAATTGGGAGGGCTTTAATCAAAACATTCTAGATGCAACAGTCTATGATGGTTTGCACTATGCTATACCACTGGATACTCATGCACAAATTATGTATATAAATAATAAGCTTGTGGCTGAAGCAGGGCTTTTGAATGATGATGGTTCGATTAAGATGGAAGAAACTCCAGAGGGATTTATTGACTTCTTTTCAATCCTAAAAGAGAAACTACCAAAAGATAAAATACCATTAGCTTTTTCGAATAATGGATCTGATCCTTATTGGATGTGGTGGGCATTTTATACCCAAATGGGCGGTGAAGCTATATTAACGGATGATATTGATAATCCGAAATATGCCCTTGATTTGGACAAAGCTATTAAGGCAGCGGACTATATTAAAGATCTTTATCAAGAACATAAGGTAATTCCATTGAATTTGGCGGATTTCTATTCAGACTTCCAAACAGGAAATGCTGCTGCTATGAGTACAGGTGTCTGGGCGACTGGTATCTGGGAATCTACAGATGGTCTTGACTTTACGCCAATCGCAACCCCAACTATTTTTGAGAAAGAGGGAGCTTGGGGAGATTCGCATACATTAGTATTACCTTATTATAATAAGGCGGATCAAGAAGTACAAAAAGCAGCTGTTGAATTTATGGAGTTTGCAGCTGATAATGGCGCTATATGGGCTAAAGCGGGTCACATCCCATCTAAAACAACAGTTATAGAATCAGATGAATTTAATAAACTTCCTTATAGAAGTAATTATGCCGAGGTAGCTAATTACGTAAACTTTGCAGATCGTACTATTTATGCACGTGGTGTTCAAGATATCGTTATTCGTAACCTTGATTTGTTATGGGCCGGGGATGCTACAGCGGAAGATGTATTCTCTACTGTTGAAAAAGAGGTAAAAGATTTAATAGGAGAATAA